One Deltaproteobacteria bacterium DNA window includes the following coding sequences:
- a CDS encoding tetratricopeptide repeat protein, with protein MAQDEQEAGTGGPQERLAELTRQVVETRNQVIKTGNGLGLLATEVREIGRLHQRQNRALTINSVGAYLIFAVIISLGFYLTHRSRIERVEFEKDVLAREYAAVQSRLEELRQAHELRRKTEAQAAALYHLIDAGEIHKAIERYGEVARLPLSRVEATVLGELLKRRRERLAYGAYTAGMAAIGEKHYKRAVTEFRRSLALLKDPPHAASLLYYLGIALTKLGSFQEAADELERAIRADAEKLVAREVRFYLASAFEQADQREKARAAYQEYARRNPAGALAARARRRIKELSAPVGGAN; from the coding sequence ATGGCGCAGGACGAGCAGGAAGCCGGGACGGGAGGGCCGCAGGAGCGGCTCGCGGAGCTCACCCGGCAGGTGGTCGAGACCCGCAACCAGGTCATCAAGACCGGCAACGGCTTGGGATTGCTCGCCACCGAGGTGCGCGAGATCGGTCGGCTGCATCAACGCCAGAACCGCGCCCTGACCATCAACTCCGTTGGGGCGTACCTGATCTTCGCCGTCATCATCTCGCTCGGGTTCTACCTCACGCACCGGAGTCGGATCGAGCGGGTCGAATTCGAGAAGGACGTCCTCGCGCGCGAATACGCGGCGGTCCAGAGCCGGCTCGAGGAGCTCCGACAGGCCCACGAGCTCCGGCGCAAGACGGAGGCGCAGGCCGCGGCGCTCTACCATCTGATCGACGCGGGGGAGATCCATAAGGCCATCGAACGCTACGGCGAGGTGGCCCGCCTGCCGCTCTCGCGGGTCGAGGCGACGGTCCTCGGCGAGCTGCTGAAACGACGCCGGGAGCGGCTGGCCTACGGGGCGTACACCGCCGGCATGGCGGCCATCGGCGAGAAACACTACAAGCGGGCGGTAACGGAGTTCAGGCGCTCGCTTGCGCTGCTGAAGGATCCGCCGCACGCCGCGTCGCTCCTCTACTACCTGGGCATCGCGCTCACGAAGCTAGGCAGCTTTCAGGAGGCGGCCGACGAGCTCGAACGCGCGATCCGCGCCGACGCGGAGAAGCTGGTCGCGCGGGAGGTGCGCTTCTACCTGGCGAGCGCGTTCGAGCAGGCCGACCAGCGCGAGAAGGCGCGCGCGGCCTATCAGGAGTACGCGCGACGGAACCCGGCGGGGGCGCTGGCGGCCCGCGCGCGGCGGAGGATCAAGGAGCTTTCCGCGCCGGTCGGCGGCGCGAACTGA
- a CDS encoding penicillin-binding protein: protein MATLSHRTRRRPLAWGLFALCGLGGLGIYVHGRRPSAQPPALLVQAQAATPTRSWQKQLDLDRARVLGGQFVQTLPDGTEVRYTLDPVLQEKARSILRTYELPMAAMVLYDYRSGEVLVLAGHQAEASALDTERLTLAPWAPAASIFKLVTAGALLDRGVSASTRVCYHGGLHGLTAEHLRDNPALDGACRTLHDAVAHSINPILAKLALRHLDRRSLEAAAGRFGFNRALPFELPVAPSAARIPADGPERAKAAAGFWHTELSPLHGAVLASAAASGGMMRLPHIVRSVRTPDQKPVRLPVPAPLRALKAESAADLRRMMVAATETGTARQGFHTRRGRPHFPGIPVAGKTGSLAKQNPFVHYSWFVGFAPADKPEVVFSVLLGNPMKWRIKASTAAQLLLAAYFRHRHGGQGTKSPGAPADVSSRRRPARKAP from the coding sequence ATGGCAACGCTTTCCCATCGCACCCGCCGCCGTCCCCTCGCCTGGGGTCTCTTCGCCCTGTGCGGACTCGGCGGGCTTGGGATCTACGTGCACGGGCGACGCCCCTCCGCGCAGCCTCCCGCCCTGCTCGTCCAGGCCCAGGCGGCCACGCCGACCCGATCGTGGCAGAAGCAGCTCGACCTGGACCGCGCGCGCGTGCTGGGTGGGCAGTTCGTGCAGACGCTCCCGGACGGGACGGAGGTGCGCTACACCCTCGACCCCGTCCTCCAGGAGAAGGCGCGGTCGATCCTCCGGACCTACGAGCTCCCCATGGCGGCGATGGTGCTCTACGACTACCGCTCGGGTGAGGTCCTGGTCCTGGCCGGTCACCAGGCGGAGGCCTCTGCCCTCGACACGGAGCGACTCACCCTCGCGCCGTGGGCCCCGGCGGCGTCGATCTTCAAGCTGGTAACGGCCGGGGCGCTCCTCGACCGAGGGGTCTCGGCCTCCACGCGGGTCTGCTACCACGGAGGCCTGCACGGACTCACCGCCGAGCACCTGCGCGACAACCCGGCCCTCGATGGAGCGTGCCGGACCCTGCACGACGCAGTCGCGCACTCCATCAACCCCATCCTGGCGAAGCTGGCCCTCCGGCACCTGGATCGGCGCTCGCTCGAGGCGGCCGCCGGACGCTTCGGCTTCAACCGCGCACTCCCCTTCGAGCTCCCCGTGGCGCCGAGCGCCGCCCGGATCCCCGCCGACGGGCCCGAGCGAGCCAAGGCCGCTGCGGGGTTCTGGCACACCGAGCTGAGTCCGCTGCACGGCGCGGTCCTCGCCTCGGCCGCCGCAAGCGGTGGGATGATGCGCTTGCCGCACATCGTCCGCTCGGTGCGAACCCCCGACCAGAAGCCGGTCCGCCTGCCCGTGCCGGCCCCGCTCCGCGCGCTCAAGGCGGAGTCCGCGGCGGACCTGCGGCGCATGATGGTCGCCGCGACCGAAACCGGAACCGCGCGCCAGGGGTTTCACACCCGTCGAGGACGCCCCCACTTCCCTGGCATACCGGTGGCCGGAAAGACCGGCTCGCTCGCGAAGCAGAACCCCTTCGTGCACTACAGCTGGTTCGTGGGCTTCGCCCCGGCCGACAAGCCCGAGGTGGTCTTTTCGGTGCTCCTCGGCAACCCCATGAAGTGGCGCATCAAGGCCAGCACCGCGGCGCAGCTCCTCCTCGCGGCCTATTTCCGCCATCGGCACGGCGGGCAAGGAACGAAAAGCCCGGGCGCCCCCGCCGACGTCAGTTCGCGCCGCCGACCGGCGCGGAAAGCTCCTTGA
- a CDS encoding diguanylate cyclase: MVVIYGQELGRKYNLESPSIIIGRSSKCDIQVDQESVSRNHCKLINTGKTIILRDLGSTNGTYVNEGLLDEHVLRDGDLVKVGRTIFKFLTGGNIEHAYHEEIYRLTTVDGLTQVYNKRYFMEVLEREISRGHRYGRELSLIMFDIDHFKNINDTYGHLAGDHVLHQLAQVVKERIRREDIMARYGGEEFAIVLPEIDAFNARQFADKIRRLVEKTAFKFEDTKIPVTISIGVGCVTADLTTSTDFIKLADENLYEAKRRGRNCVVG; this comes from the coding sequence ATGGTGGTCATCTACGGCCAAGAACTCGGGCGAAAATACAATCTGGAGAGCCCCTCGATCATCATCGGACGGTCGTCCAAGTGCGACATCCAGGTCGACCAGGAGTCCGTGAGTCGCAACCACTGCAAGCTCATCAATACGGGCAAGACCATCATCCTCCGCGACCTCGGCAGCACCAACGGGACCTACGTGAACGAGGGTCTCCTCGACGAGCACGTGCTCCGCGACGGGGACCTGGTGAAGGTCGGGCGCACGATCTTCAAGTTCCTCACCGGGGGGAACATCGAGCACGCGTACCACGAGGAGATCTATCGACTCACCACGGTGGACGGGCTCACCCAGGTCTACAACAAGCGCTACTTCATGGAGGTGCTGGAGCGCGAGATCAGCCGAGGGCACCGCTACGGCCGAGAGCTCTCCCTGATCATGTTCGACATCGATCACTTCAAGAACATCAACGACACCTACGGGCACCTGGCGGGTGATCACGTGCTCCATCAACTGGCCCAGGTGGTGAAAGAGCGCATCCGGCGCGAGGACATCATGGCGCGCTACGGCGGGGAGGAGTTCGCCATCGTGCTCCCCGAGATCGACGCGTTCAACGCCCGCCAGTTCGCGGACAAGATCCGCCGCCTCGTCGAGAAGACGGCCTTCAAGTTCGAGGACACGAAGATCCCCGTCACGATCAGCATCGGCGTGGGTTGCGTCACGGCCGACCTGACCACCTCCACCGATTTCATCAAGCTCGCCGACGAGAACCTGTACGAGGCGAAGCGGCGCGGTCGCAACTGCGTGGTCGGCTAG
- a CDS encoding MATE family efflux transporter, translated as MPEGSTPALQAAGAVPLRARVRRILALALPIIGGMLSQNLLNLVDTAMVGRLGAPALAAVGLGGMVNWLSSAFFLGMGAGVQAIAARRSGEGRPGEAVEALHAALVVGLFVFVPLSLLLATQTRFLFGLLTSDPEVAALGAPYLACRMAASGFVVANFAFRGFWNGTGRSTVYLSTILVIHAVNILLNWVLIYGHLGAPRLGVLGAGISSAVAVATGTGIYVLLARRHAGADGFLSRGRFSRAAVGAVLRLSVPAGLQGAFLAAGFVLFYRLAELLGTRQLAATNVLINLSMVCILPAMGFGLAAATLVGQALGAGDRKGAASWGWTTVGLASGEMLLLGLVLAIAPDTWLGLLANDRQTQALARVPLVLLAMLQPLDAVGVVLSQSLLGAGAVRRVMVVSIVLQWGVFLPVAYLWGVKGGGGLLALWISLGVWRSAFSAVMLLLFWRGGWTAAKV; from the coding sequence ATGCCCGAGGGTTCGACGCCTGCGCTGCAGGCCGCCGGGGCGGTTCCGCTCCGCGCGCGGGTGCGGCGCATCCTCGCCCTGGCGCTGCCGATCATCGGCGGGATGCTCAGCCAGAACCTGCTGAACCTCGTGGACACGGCGATGGTCGGCCGGCTCGGCGCGCCCGCATTGGCCGCGGTCGGGCTGGGCGGGATGGTGAACTGGCTCTCGAGCGCGTTCTTCCTCGGCATGGGGGCCGGAGTCCAAGCCATCGCTGCGCGCCGTTCCGGGGAGGGGCGCCCCGGGGAGGCGGTGGAGGCGCTACACGCCGCGCTGGTGGTAGGGCTGTTCGTCTTCGTCCCCCTGTCGCTCCTGCTCGCCACGCAGACGCGCTTTCTCTTCGGTCTCCTCACGAGCGACCCGGAGGTTGCCGCGCTCGGGGCGCCCTACCTGGCCTGCCGGATGGCGGCCTCCGGCTTCGTCGTGGCCAACTTCGCCTTTCGCGGCTTCTGGAACGGGACCGGGCGCTCCACGGTCTACCTCTCCACGATCCTCGTGATCCACGCGGTCAACATCTTGCTCAACTGGGTCCTCATCTACGGGCATCTCGGCGCGCCGAGGCTCGGGGTGCTGGGGGCGGGCATCTCGAGCGCGGTGGCGGTGGCCACCGGGACCGGGATCTACGTGCTCCTCGCACGACGGCACGCGGGGGCCGATGGCTTTCTCTCGCGAGGCCGCTTCTCCCGCGCCGCCGTGGGGGCCGTGCTGCGACTCTCGGTCCCGGCGGGACTCCAGGGGGCGTTTCTCGCGGCGGGCTTCGTCCTCTTCTACCGGCTCGCGGAGCTCCTCGGCACGCGGCAGCTCGCCGCCACGAACGTGCTCATCAACCTGTCCATGGTCTGCATTCTCCCCGCGATGGGCTTTGGCCTGGCCGCGGCCACGCTCGTGGGCCAGGCCCTCGGGGCCGGGGACCGGAAGGGCGCTGCGAGCTGGGGGTGGACGACGGTGGGGCTGGCGAGCGGTGAGATGCTCCTCCTCGGGCTCGTGCTGGCCATTGCGCCGGACACCTGGCTCGGGCTGCTCGCGAACGACCGGCAGACGCAGGCCCTGGCGCGCGTGCCGCTCGTGCTGCTGGCCATGCTGCAGCCGCTGGACGCCGTGGGGGTCGTGCTCTCCCAGTCCCTCCTCGGGGCCGGCGCGGTCCGACGCGTGATGGTCGTGAGCATCGTGCTGCAGTGGGGGGTCTTTCTCCCCGTCGCGTATCTGTGGGGAGTGAAGGGAGGGGGAGGTTTGCTCGCGCTCTGGATCAGTCTGGGGGTCTGGCGGAGCGCCTTCTCGGCGGTGATGCTGCTGCTCTTCTGGCGGGGCGGCTGGACGGCCGCGAAGGTCTAG
- a CDS encoding acyltransferase family protein, translating into MPKTPARKRPARTPPADRPDAPSAEPTSPFVDGAAARRAATAVMRRSSPLALGDAAPRPGPSLDAEAPRPARAASLSPGGRRAGVDGPLVRLLKGGLLRSGEERGRGLLGRWRPSALRATIRALGLRNRAETVDEFGLDPVYAERFRPLFEALYRRYFRVETVGMEHVPDHGRAMIVANHSGVLPYDATMLMYALRYDHPAHRTARPLVEDFLFHFPFLGVALNRIGCVRACQENAERLLVGNQLAVVFPEGMKGIGKLYRERYQLQRFGRGGFVKLALRTRTPIVPVAVVGAEETHPILARFTWLAKYLGLPYLPITPTFPWLGLAGAAPLPAKWYIHFGPPLDLATTYGPEAAADRVLVNRLTEQVRARIQEMMDRRLGQRSSAFFG; encoded by the coding sequence ATGCCCAAGACTCCCGCACGTAAGCGGCCGGCGCGCACCCCGCCGGCCGACCGCCCCGACGCCCCGAGCGCGGAGCCGACCTCCCCGTTCGTCGACGGAGCCGCGGCCCGCCGCGCCGCCACCGCCGTGATGCGCCGCTCGTCGCCGCTCGCTCTCGGCGACGCCGCGCCACGACCCGGGCCCAGCCTCGATGCGGAGGCTCCTCGCCCGGCGCGCGCCGCGAGCCTCTCGCCCGGCGGCAGGCGCGCCGGGGTCGACGGGCCCCTCGTGCGGCTTCTCAAGGGAGGGCTCCTCCGCTCAGGCGAAGAGCGCGGGCGAGGGCTGCTCGGGCGATGGAGGCCCTCGGCGCTACGCGCCACGATCCGCGCTCTCGGACTTCGCAACCGGGCCGAGACCGTGGACGAGTTCGGGCTCGATCCGGTCTACGCCGAGCGCTTTCGGCCGCTCTTCGAGGCGCTCTACCGACGCTACTTCCGCGTGGAGACGGTCGGGATGGAGCACGTGCCCGACCACGGCCGCGCCATGATCGTGGCCAACCACTCGGGGGTGCTCCCCTACGACGCCACGATGCTGATGTACGCCCTGCGCTACGACCACCCGGCGCACCGTACCGCCCGGCCGCTCGTCGAAGACTTCCTCTTCCACTTCCCATTCCTCGGGGTCGCCCTCAACCGCATCGGGTGCGTGCGAGCCTGCCAGGAGAACGCAGAGCGACTGCTCGTCGGCAACCAGCTCGCGGTGGTCTTTCCCGAGGGGATGAAGGGGATCGGCAAGCTCTATCGCGAGCGCTATCAACTCCAGCGCTTCGGACGCGGCGGCTTCGTCAAGCTCGCCCTGCGGACGCGAACCCCCATCGTGCCGGTCGCCGTCGTCGGAGCCGAGGAGACCCACCCGATCCTGGCTCGCTTCACCTGGCTCGCCAAGTACCTCGGGCTGCCGTACCTGCCGATCACGCCGACATTCCCGTGGCTTGGATTGGCCGGAGCGGCCCCGCTGCCTGCGAAGTGGTATATTCACTTCGGCCCGCCGCTGGACCTGGCGACTACGTACGGACCGGAGGCGGCGGCCGACCGCGTGCTCGTGAATCGCCTGACGGAGCAAGTACGGGCGCGCATCCAGGAGATGATGGACCGGCGACTGGGTCAGCGATCCTCGGCGTTCTTCGGGTGA
- a CDS encoding NAD-dependent epimerase/dehydratase family protein — protein sequence MVPRSPRGPHRRVVAVTGAAAFLGSELIRRLEQDRRYAKILALDVRPPDVPAGKTDFHKIDLTLPTADAEVAELLRKERADTLVHLAYLYRASHNAAWSHELEAIGTMHVLNACAASQVRKVVQKSTTALYGADPRHPNVLPESQTLVGSADCAYLRDKVEAERLVRRFRSENPQAVVTVLRMAPILGPRIGNLVSRYFGRPVVPVLMGYDPLMQLLHEDDAVSALKLALDADFHGEYNVAAPGVLPLGTLLALAGRIALPLPLFAARPLAGLLWMAQLSDAPPPFLDFLRYLCVADLSKSQREMGFTAKHDIRRVVETFAGDAPAEAPRTAEHLHAQDSRT from the coding sequence ATGGTCCCCCGTTCTCCGCGGGGGCCTCACCGCCGCGTAGTGGCCGTGACCGGGGCCGCGGCGTTTCTCGGCTCCGAGCTCATCCGTCGCCTCGAGCAGGATCGACGCTACGCGAAGATCCTCGCCCTCGACGTACGCCCGCCCGACGTCCCGGCTGGCAAGACCGACTTCCACAAGATAGACCTCACCCTCCCCACGGCCGACGCAGAGGTCGCCGAGCTGCTCCGGAAGGAGCGCGCCGACACGCTGGTCCACCTGGCCTACCTCTACCGCGCCTCGCACAACGCCGCCTGGAGCCACGAACTCGAGGCGATCGGCACCATGCACGTGCTCAACGCCTGCGCGGCGAGCCAGGTGCGCAAGGTGGTGCAGAAGAGCACGACCGCGCTCTACGGCGCCGACCCGCGTCACCCCAACGTCCTGCCGGAGTCCCAGACGCTCGTCGGCAGCGCCGACTGCGCCTACCTGCGGGACAAGGTCGAGGCCGAACGCCTGGTGCGCCGCTTCCGCAGCGAGAACCCGCAGGCCGTCGTGACGGTCCTGCGCATGGCGCCCATCCTCGGGCCGCGCATCGGCAACCTGGTGTCGCGCTACTTCGGGCGCCCCGTGGTGCCCGTCCTGATGGGCTACGACCCGCTGATGCAGCTCCTGCACGAAGACGACGCCGTCTCCGCGCTCAAGCTGGCCCTCGATGCCGACTTCCACGGCGAGTACAACGTCGCGGCCCCGGGCGTGCTCCCTCTCGGGACCTTGCTCGCCCTGGCGGGACGCATCGCGCTGCCTCTCCCGCTCTTCGCCGCCCGACCGCTCGCGGGGCTGCTCTGGATGGCGCAGCTCAGCGACGCGCCGCCCCCATTTCTGGACTTCCTGCGCTACCTCTGCGTCGCCGACCTCTCGAAGAGCCAGCGCGAGATGGGCTTCACGGCGAAACACGACATCCGGCGGGTCGTCGAGACCTTCGCGGGCGATGCGCCGGCGGAGGCTCCGCGAACCGCAGAGCACCTCCATGCCCAAGACTCCCGCACGTAA
- the mutL gene encoding DNA mismatch repair endonuclease MutL — MEARSSRIVRLHADVVEQIAAGEVVDRPAAVVKELVENAVDAGARRIEVELHGGGQSLIRVTDDGCGMSAAELELSVERHATSKLRRLSDLQELRTLGFRGEGLSSVAAVSRLTLVSRQAGSEAGSRLQVEGGRLMETGPAGCAIGTRVEVRELFFNTPARRKFLKSSTTEVALVGELLGSLACAAPGVRFGWRPEGRAGFDLPGSESRLERAQALLGQRGGRLRGGVVEEQGLRVEVCLSAATQSLGSPRGLMLLVNGRPVRDRPLLQAVLAGYGELLPRGRYPVGVVHVDVPPELVDVNVHPQKFEVRFADAAAVYRLIRRCALELVSGAPSRAEEPPARVYRLTDEGAAAAERGDARRLAAAARFWSAQRRPPGVAEGLEKQVGREVWAGLRVIGRAGTRLLVCEAGGELVLLDLRRLRGVLFEAQLKEELARPTSPGRALDPPRSLTLDEGQGALLRRRVALLERLGFALEPFGGEGWVLRAVPRPLAELDPERIFEVALEELARLGERPTGLADGPERLCALLARRAARLETRLPTPHDLLAELREMGLSFEELAAELHAARAHGARDLPGVRLRLEALFEEDEG, encoded by the coding sequence GTGGAGGCGAGGTCTTCGCGCATCGTGCGGCTTCACGCGGACGTCGTGGAACAGATCGCCGCGGGGGAGGTGGTGGACCGCCCGGCCGCCGTGGTGAAGGAGCTCGTCGAGAATGCGGTGGATGCGGGGGCGCGCCGCATCGAGGTCGAGCTCCATGGGGGGGGGCAGAGCCTCATTCGTGTGACCGACGACGGCTGTGGGATGAGCGCCGCGGAGCTCGAGCTTTCCGTCGAGCGCCACGCGACGAGCAAGCTGCGCCGCCTCTCGGACCTGCAGGAGCTGCGAACGCTCGGGTTCCGGGGCGAGGGACTCTCGTCGGTCGCCGCGGTATCGAGGCTCACGCTGGTCAGCCGGCAGGCGGGGAGCGAGGCGGGAAGCCGGTTGCAGGTGGAGGGCGGTCGCCTCATGGAGACGGGGCCCGCGGGGTGCGCGATCGGCACCCGCGTGGAGGTTCGCGAGCTCTTCTTCAACACCCCGGCGCGACGGAAGTTCCTCAAGAGCTCGACCACCGAGGTGGCGCTCGTCGGCGAGCTCCTCGGAAGCCTGGCCTGCGCCGCGCCCGGGGTGCGTTTCGGCTGGCGACCCGAGGGGCGGGCGGGGTTCGATCTGCCCGGCAGCGAGAGCCGGCTCGAGCGCGCCCAGGCGCTCCTTGGGCAACGCGGGGGGCGTCTGCGCGGCGGGGTCGTCGAGGAGCAGGGGCTTCGGGTCGAGGTCTGCCTCTCGGCGGCCACGCAGAGCCTCGGCTCGCCACGGGGACTGATGCTTCTCGTGAACGGGCGACCGGTGCGGGACCGCCCCCTGCTTCAGGCGGTCCTCGCGGGCTACGGGGAGCTCCTGCCGCGAGGACGGTATCCCGTCGGGGTGGTCCACGTGGACGTTCCGCCCGAGCTCGTGGACGTGAACGTGCACCCGCAGAAGTTCGAGGTGCGCTTCGCGGACGCGGCGGCCGTGTATCGGCTGATCCGTCGCTGTGCGCTCGAGCTCGTGAGCGGCGCGCCGTCGAGGGCCGAGGAACCGCCGGCGCGGGTCTACCGACTGACCGACGAGGGCGCGGCTGCCGCGGAGCGCGGGGACGCGCGGCGCCTCGCGGCGGCGGCGCGTTTCTGGTCGGCGCAGCGTCGACCTCCCGGCGTGGCCGAAGGCCTCGAGAAGCAGGTGGGGCGCGAGGTCTGGGCTGGCCTGCGGGTCATCGGGCGCGCCGGCACTCGGCTGCTCGTGTGCGAAGCGGGAGGCGAGCTGGTGCTCCTGGATCTGCGGCGGCTGCGCGGCGTGCTGTTCGAGGCGCAGTTGAAGGAAGAGCTCGCCCGGCCGACCTCTCCGGGGCGGGCCCTCGATCCGCCACGCAGCCTGACTCTCGACGAGGGGCAAGGGGCTCTCCTCCGGCGTCGCGTGGCGCTGCTCGAGCGGCTGGGGTTTGCGCTCGAGCCGTTCGGAGGGGAGGGGTGGGTGCTGCGAGCGGTGCCGCGCCCGCTGGCCGAGCTCGACCCCGAGCGGATCTTCGAGGTGGCGCTCGAGGAGCTGGCCCGCCTCGGGGAGCGGCCGACCGGCCTCGCCGACGGCCCCGAGAGGCTGTGCGCGCTTCTCGCCCGGCGCGCCGCTCGCCTGGAGACGCGGCTCCCGACGCCGCACGATCTGCTCGCCGAGCTGCGAGAGATGGGCCTCTCGTTCGAGGAGCTGGCCGCGGAGCTTCACGCCGCGCGCGCGCACGGGGCCCGCGACCTTCCGGGAGTGCGGCTGCGGTTGGAGGCGCTGTTCGAGGAGGACGAGGGGTGA
- the miaA gene encoding tRNA (adenosine(37)-N6)-dimethylallyltransferase MiaA, protein MRLLVIVGPTAAGKSALALRAARELGGEVVSADSMQVYRGFDIGTAKPTPEERAGVPHHLLDLADPSEVFSAARFVEAADRAIAEVIARGRRPVVVGGSGLYVRALLRGLFEAPPADPERRAAHAELRRREGPGALHAALSRVDPETAAALNVNDHVRVSRALEVFEQTGQPVSALRRAHGFKAQRYAHVTVGLDPGREALAARIDERVDGMLERGWLDEVVRLCAEGHGESHAMGALGYRQLRAHLVGRLDLSEAVRQTRRETKRFARRQRAWFAAETAVVWQPDAAAVSLPGLAAALDEATEEAEEEHRGGRPGPGV, encoded by the coding sequence GTGAGGCTCCTCGTGATCGTGGGACCGACGGCCGCGGGGAAGAGCGCGCTCGCGCTGCGGGCGGCGCGCGAGCTCGGCGGCGAGGTGGTGAGCGCCGACTCGATGCAGGTGTACCGCGGGTTCGACATCGGCACGGCGAAGCCGACCCCGGAGGAGCGCGCGGGGGTCCCACATCACCTGCTCGACCTGGCCGACCCCTCGGAGGTCTTCTCGGCGGCGCGTTTCGTGGAGGCGGCGGACCGCGCCATCGCCGAGGTGATCGCGCGTGGACGCCGGCCGGTGGTAGTGGGCGGGTCGGGCCTCTACGTCCGGGCGCTCCTCAGAGGCCTCTTCGAGGCGCCGCCGGCCGACCCCGAGCGTCGCGCTGCGCACGCCGAGCTGCGCCGTCGAGAGGGCCCCGGAGCTCTGCACGCGGCGCTGTCGCGGGTGGACCCCGAGACGGCGGCGGCGTTGAACGTGAACGACCACGTACGTGTCTCCCGCGCGCTCGAGGTGTTCGAACAGACGGGACAGCCGGTGTCGGCCCTGCGAAGAGCTCACGGCTTCAAGGCCCAGCGCTACGCGCACGTCACCGTGGGGCTCGATCCTGGCCGAGAAGCGCTCGCCGCCCGCATCGACGAACGCGTCGACGGCATGCTCGAGCGAGGCTGGCTCGACGAGGTCGTGCGACTCTGCGCCGAAGGTCACGGCGAGAGCCACGCGATGGGGGCCCTTGGATACCGACAGCTTCGGGCGCACCTCGTGGGGAGACTTGACTTGTCCGAGGCGGTGCGCCAGACAAGGCGGGAGACCAAACGCTTCGCCCGCCGACAGCGGGCCTGGTTTGCGGCCGAGACCGCCGTGGTCTGGCAGCCGGATGCGGCGGCGGTCTCCCTGCCGGGGCTAGCCGCGGCCCTCGACGAAGCGACGGAAGAGGCGGAAGAGGAGCACCGTGGTGGAAGGCCCGGCCCTGGAGTTTGA
- a CDS encoding acetyl-CoA carboxylase carboxyltransferase subunit alpha, with product MEGPALEFERPILDLERKIEELKQLLGGDETLSDEIDRLEAKATSLREETFATLTPWQVVQLSRHPARPYTVDYLDRLVTGFVELHGDRLYADDPAIVGGLGYFDRRPILVLGHQKGRNTKENLRRNFGMPRPEGYRKAKRLMELAARFSVPVLTLIDTPGAYPGIDAEERGQAEAIAHNLEVMAGLPVPIICVVIGEGGSGGALALGVADRILMLQYSVYSVISPEGCASILWKDGSRAEEAARVMQLRAEEICALKVADEVIPEPPGGAHRSPDQAAQNLGAVVQRHLAELRGLSPEVLLERRYQKFRHMGVFLER from the coding sequence GTGGAAGGCCCGGCCCTGGAGTTTGAGCGACCGATCCTGGACCTCGAACGCAAGATCGAAGAGCTCAAGCAGCTTCTCGGCGGCGACGAGACGCTCTCCGACGAGATCGATCGGCTGGAAGCCAAGGCGACGTCGCTGCGCGAGGAGACCTTCGCCACGCTGACGCCATGGCAAGTGGTGCAGCTCAGCCGCCATCCGGCCCGACCGTACACCGTCGACTACCTGGACCGCCTCGTGACGGGCTTCGTGGAGCTCCACGGCGATCGGCTCTACGCTGACGACCCGGCCATCGTGGGAGGTCTGGGCTACTTCGACCGCCGGCCGATCCTGGTCCTCGGACATCAGAAGGGACGCAACACGAAGGAGAACTTGCGCCGGAACTTCGGTATGCCGCGCCCCGAGGGCTACCGCAAGGCCAAGCGTTTGATGGAGCTGGCGGCGCGCTTCTCGGTGCCGGTGCTCACGCTCATCGACACGCCTGGGGCCTACCCCGGGATCGACGCCGAGGAGCGTGGCCAGGCCGAGGCCATCGCGCACAACCTGGAGGTGATGGCCGGGCTGCCGGTGCCGATCATCTGCGTGGTGATCGGCGAAGGGGGCTCCGGCGGGGCGCTCGCGCTCGGGGTCGCGGACCGCATCCTGATGCTCCAGTATTCGGTCTACTCGGTGATCTCGCCCGAGGGGTGCGCTTCGATCCTCTGGAAGGACGGCTCGCGCGCGGAGGAGGCGGCTCGCGTGATGCAGCTCCGGGCCGAGGAGATCTGCGCGCTCAAGGTGGCGGACGAGGTGATCCCCGAGCCCCCGGGCGGCGCGCACCGGAGTCCGGATCAGGCGGCGCAGAACCTCGGGGCCGTGGTGCAAAGACACCTGGCCGAGCTTCGGGGGCTCTCCCCGGAGGTGCTGCTCGAGCGGCGCTACCAGAAGTTCCGGCACATGGGTGTCTTTCTGGAGCGTTGA